The following proteins are encoded in a genomic region of Sorangiineae bacterium MSr12523:
- a CDS encoding phytanoyl-CoA dioxygenase family protein has protein sequence MNDIAEHLARMDRDGYTIVENAIDLSLVDALLADLERLERELDAQPAQNLFEGTRTVRIYNLLARGKLYELIPVHENVLPIVEGVLDRGCLVSSLSSIAIGPDESAQPIHCDDQLIPLGKPHSPIICNSMWALTDFTEENGATRVIPGSHKRDRSPELGTVYDDSIAAEMKRGSVLVFNGSLWHGGGANRTKSRRVGIAMNYCAGYIRQQENQQLGIPLEVARGFAPRLRKLVGYGIYRGLIGHIDKCSPVDLLDGTGPRRAMPD, from the coding sequence ATGAACGACATCGCGGAACACCTCGCCCGCATGGACCGCGATGGGTACACGATCGTCGAGAACGCGATCGACCTCTCCCTGGTCGACGCGCTTCTCGCCGATCTCGAGCGGCTCGAACGGGAGCTCGATGCCCAGCCGGCGCAGAACCTCTTCGAGGGCACTCGCACGGTGCGCATCTACAATTTGCTCGCGCGCGGAAAGCTGTACGAGCTCATTCCGGTGCACGAAAACGTGCTGCCCATCGTCGAGGGCGTGCTCGATCGCGGGTGCCTCGTCTCGTCGCTGTCCTCCATCGCCATCGGGCCGGACGAAAGCGCGCAGCCGATTCATTGCGACGACCAGCTGATTCCATTGGGCAAGCCGCATAGCCCCATCATTTGCAACTCGATGTGGGCGCTCACGGATTTCACGGAGGAGAACGGCGCCACCCGTGTCATTCCGGGCTCGCACAAAAGGGACCGTTCGCCCGAGTTGGGCACCGTCTACGACGATTCCATCGCGGCCGAGATGAAGCGCGGCAGCGTGCTCGTGTTCAACGGGAGCCTCTGGCATGGCGGTGGTGCGAACCGCACGAAGAGCCGGCGGGTCGGCATCGCGATGAACTACTGCGCGGGCTACATCCGGCAGCAGGAAAATCAGCAGCTCGGCATCCCGCTGGAGGTGGCGCGCGGATTTGCGCCGCGGCTGCGCAAGCTCGTGGGGTACGGCATCTACCGCGGGCTCATCGGGCACATCGACAAGTGCAGCCCCGTGGACCTTCTCGACGGCACCGGCCCGCGCCGCGCCATGCCCGACTGA